In Shewanella glacialimarina, the genomic stretch ATGCCTGCTTGTTTCATTTTTTCAACGCGGACATGAATGGTGCCAGCGCTCACTGAAAATCGTTTAGCCAGTTCGGCAAATGGTGTGCGAGCATCTCCCATTAATGCGGATAAAATTTGGTTGTCAAGTTGGTCACGTTGAAATGAGCTATCCACAGTAAAATGCCTATTTTCTATTTGAATAGACATTAATTTACGTCTTTTGTTATGTAATTACTATCAAAATTACTGTTCGGTCATTGGCTCTATAAAATTGGGTAACAAGCTAAAGTGCATTGGCTGTGCCGAGTAAGGATGCTTTATAGATAATTCGGTGGCGTGCAGTAGTAAACGTGGTGCCAAACTTTTTGCTAATGGGTCTGCGTAGAAACCATCACCAAGAATAGGATGGCCTAATGCCATCATATGCACGCGGAGTTGGTGTGAACGGCCAGTAATAGGGGTCAATTTTACCAGGGTTGAACGCTTAGCGTAGCTGATAATGTCAATCAGTGTTTCAGAGGGTTTTCCCACCAAATGATTGACCTTTTGCTTGGGGCGATTAGGCCAGTCACAAATTAATGGCAGTGACACACGTGTTATCGACGTCTTCATATGACCTGCAACACGGGCAAAGTACACTTTGTGGGTTTCTCGATCTCTAAACTGACGTTTTAATTCTCGCTCCGCATTTTTTCGTAAGGCTAATACGATAATTCCTGATGTTGCCATATCTAAGCGGTGAACGATTTGTGCATTAGGATAGTCACGTAATACGCGATAATAAACGCTGTCATAGTATTGCGCTTCTCTGCCAGGAACCGATAGCAACCCAGAGGGTTTATTGATCACAATAATATCTTTATCTTGGTGAATAATATCCAGCCAAGGTTCAGTTGCTGGTTGGTAGATGAAGTCAGCCATGATAGATCTCTATAACAGAAGATAGAAAAGGATGGCAAAGATACT encodes the following:
- the rluA gene encoding bifunctional tRNA pseudouridine(32) synthase/23S rRNA pseudouridine(746) synthase RluA — protein: MADFIYQPATEPWLDIIHQDKDIIVINKPSGLLSVPGREAQYYDSVYYRVLRDYPNAQIVHRLDMATSGIIVLALRKNAERELKRQFRDRETHKVYFARVAGHMKTSITRVSLPLICDWPNRPKQKVNHLVGKPSETLIDIISYAKRSTLVKLTPITGRSHQLRVHMMALGHPILGDGFYADPLAKSLAPRLLLHATELSIKHPYSAQPMHFSLLPNFIEPMTEQ